A single Aythya fuligula isolate bAytFul2 chromosome 21, bAytFul2.pri, whole genome shotgun sequence DNA region contains:
- the LOC116497748 gene encoding arylacetamide deacetylase-like 4 encodes MEFFYALALIAGILVAFILLVLIATSYDSFKAKIPPEVDQPSKLSLYHYFYTLVEILAKTSESLGIFKEHVLIRLVCGGLPAFRDSKLFIKDLHFDGVPVRIYLPRLPSASKWRGVIFFHGGCGMYGGIRSHERVCRYIARESDSVVMSVGYRLSPECKYPAQNLDCLTAAVHFLKTAENYGVDPDRIIVCGDSVGGTFTANVCQELVNRTDIPKIRAQVMIYPFLQAMNFNLPSHQKNAFTALLSLERTVHYILKYLNKDCSLKEALLAGSHVPESVNLKYRKWINPDLIPEKFKQDYEPPLPTPCVPQVHEETKELFETRISPLLAEDAVICRLPEACIITCEHDVLRDDGLLYKKRLEDNDVKVTWYHIEEGFHGTIAFFGYSIFSFPSSSKIVDHAVNFIKGF; translated from the exons atggaattCTTTTATGCTCTGGCACTAATAGCAGGAATTCTAGTTGCTTTTATATTACTGGTTTTAATTGCAACTTCTTATGATTCTTTCAAGGCAAAAATTCCTCCTGAAGTTGACCAGCCATCAAAGCTCAGCTTGTACCATTACTTTTATACTCTGGTGGAAATTCTG GCAAAGACCTCAGAAAGTTTAGGTATCTTTAAGGAGCACGTACTTATTAGGTTGGTTTGCGGTGGACTGCCAGCATTCAGGGATTCAAAGCTCTTCATAAAGGATCTGCATTTTGATGGAGTGCCAGTGAGGATTTATCTCCCAAGATTACCATCTGCAAGCAAATGGAGAGGAGTCATCTTCTTCCATGGAGGATGCGGGATGTACGGAGGCATAA GAAGCCACGAAAGAGTATGCCGGTACATAGCCAGAGAATCTGATTCCGTGGTCATGTCTGTTGG GTATCGTTTATCTCCTGAGTGCAAGTATCCAGCCCAGAATTTGGACTGtctcactgctgctgttcaCTTTTTGAAGACTGCAGAAAACTACGGTGTGGATCCTGATCGGATTATCGTATGTGGGGACAGTGTAGGGGGCACTTTTACTGCTAATGTTTGCCAAGAACTAGTAAACAGAACAGACATCCCGAAGATACGTGCCCAGGTCATGATCTATCCATTTCTCCAGGCCATGAACTTTAATCTGCCATCTCACcagaaaaatgccttcactGCCTTATTGTCTCTGGAACGTACAGTCCATTATATTCTGAAGTACTTGAATAAGGATTGCTCTCTGAAGGAAGCTCTTTTGGCCGGTTCTCATGTTCCTGAGAGTGTGAatttgaaatacaggaaatggATAAATCCAGATCTTATCCCAGAGAAATTCAAACAGGATTATGAGCCACCATTACCCACTCCATGTGTTCCTCAAGTCCATGAAGAAACTAAAGAACTGTTTGAGACAAGAATTTCACCACTGTTAGCAGAGGATGCTGTTATTTGCCGCCTACCTGAGGCTTGTATAATTACCTGCGAACATGATGTGCTCAGGGATGATGGATTGCTGTACAAGAAACGCTTAGAGGACAACGATGTAAAAGTGACCTGGTACCACATTGAAGAAGGCTTCCATGGTACAATAGCGTTTTTTGGTTacagtattttctcctttccctcatCAAGTAAAATAGTGGATCACGCTGTAAACTTcataaaaggcttttaa